One region of Nitrosopumilaceae archaeon genomic DNA includes:
- a CDS encoding E2/UBC family protein, with protein MKERLLQEIQLLQKLYGEVECGPNLEWIIIKDFKLPTGWNRSSTDLLIIILPSYPATPPDNFYVTVGLKSVNGNQIGNFSDPVTQIERQWGQFSYHLDGEWHPAADIFKGDNLQTFVLKVIDRLKEVN; from the coding sequence ATGAAGGAACGTCTGTTGCAAGAGATCCAACTCTTGCAAAAATTATATGGAGAGGTAGAATGTGGTCCTAATTTAGAATGGATTATCATCAAGGACTTTAAACTACCTACAGGATGGAATAGAAGTTCTACGGATCTTCTTATCATTATTCTACCAAGTTATCCTGCAACTCCTCCTGACAATTTTTACGTCACAGTAGGGTTGAAATCCGTTAACGGGAATCAAATTGGTAACTTTAGCGACCCAGTGACACAGATTGAAAGGCAATGGGGACAATTTTCATATCATTTGGATGGTGAATGGCACCCTGCTGCTGACATATTCAAAGGAGATAATCTACAAACTTTCGTGCTAAAGGTCATTGATAGATTAAAAGAGGTAAATTAA
- a CDS encoding ThiF family adenylyltransferase, with protein MHEIRISQNIWEKVYAHLFETNGEHFVFLLAEVVNIGNGVTLLVNDAILIPNEDTEAVDFALQIKLEALLKVTNTALKRKMALIEVHNHGSGFGSVDFSGTDRKGFKEFVPYVLDVIPGKPYAAIVMTDELSVEGLIWKSQDKPEPISYIRIVGNNFRKLVTTSGKRLHKTEIDEKTFARQILAFGKPGQKKIHSAKVAIVGTGGIGSHVAQELAYKGVRNFVLVDPDLVEETNLNRLVGATPDDIGKPKVNVVEIMITSITGNKAKINSLQKNLRNNEVFNVLKQADIIFGCVDNDGARLILTQLAFSYLIHYIDCGTGINISNEVIEEAGGRVMVLQPNGPCMTCANMIDLKEVLDNLSSKEEYENRKKLGYVKGADVPDASVISLNGVIASLAVVEFMVLVTGLREARILTMYDMLAGREPAIVPCYVYVNENCLHHSFIGIGDKIGLTRYLKEEGTLQI; from the coding sequence TTGCATGAAATAAGAATCTCTCAAAACATCTGGGAAAAAGTATACGCACATTTGTTTGAAACTAACGGTGAACATTTCGTGTTTCTTTTGGCAGAAGTTGTAAACATAGGAAATGGGGTAACATTACTTGTTAATGATGCTATTCTGATTCCTAATGAAGATACGGAAGCGGTAGATTTTGCCTTACAAATTAAACTTGAAGCACTTTTGAAAGTAACTAATACGGCACTTAAAAGAAAGATGGCTTTAATTGAAGTACATAACCATGGTTCTGGTTTTGGAAGCGTAGATTTCTCAGGAACAGATCGCAAGGGATTTAAAGAATTTGTGCCATACGTACTAGACGTTATACCAGGTAAGCCCTATGCGGCTATTGTGATGACAGATGAACTTTCAGTTGAGGGATTAATCTGGAAAAGCCAAGATAAACCTGAACCAATATCATATATTAGAATAGTAGGCAATAATTTTAGAAAACTTGTAACAACCTCTGGTAAAAGACTTCATAAAACCGAAATAGACGAAAAAACTTTTGCAAGACAAATTTTAGCATTTGGTAAACCAGGACAAAAAAAGATACACTCTGCTAAAGTTGCAATAGTTGGTACTGGTGGAATAGGTAGTCATGTAGCACAAGAACTTGCATACAAAGGAGTCAGAAACTTTGTTTTAGTAGACCCTGACCTAGTAGAAGAGACTAATCTAAACAGACTTGTTGGTGCTACACCAGACGATATAGGAAAACCAAAAGTGAATGTAGTTGAAATAATGATTACTAGCATCACAGGTAACAAAGCCAAAATCAATTCACTACAAAAAAATCTAAGAAATAATGAAGTTTTCAATGTATTAAAACAGGCTGACATTATTTTTGGTTGTGTAGATAACGATGGAGCAAGACTGATACTAACTCAGTTGGCATTCAGCTATCTTATTCATTATATTGACTGCGGAACTGGAATCAACATTTCAAATGAAGTAATTGAAGAGGCTGGTGGGCGTGTCATGGTTTTACAACCAAACGGACCTTGCATGACATGTGCCAATATGATAGATTTGAAAGAAGTATTGGACAATCTTTCATCCAAAGAAGAATATGAAAACAGGAAAAAATTAGGATATGTAAAAGGTGCAGATGTGCCAGATGCTTCGGTAATTTCCTTGAATGGGGTCATTGCTTCACTGGCAGTTGTAGAATTTATGGTACTAGTAACTGGTCTGAGAGAAGCAAGAATATTGACCATGTATGATATGTTGGCAGGACGAGAACCAGCAATTGTACCCTGTTATGTGTATGTAAATGAAAACTGCTTACATCACTCCTTTATTGGAATAGGAGACAAAATAGGACTAACACGGTATCTCAAAGAAGAGGGCACATTACAAATATGA
- a CDS encoding N-6 DNA methylase, translated as MIKDNSNPEEEFLERLVDEYGYSIESIRKNVSLSKGQARYKVDMIVYQQGKPFIIIEIKSPLKGATWEMMEQLRQYVSVSEAKYGVISDGINLLCYVSQKTPAGLTLEKIPDIPQADFIDNKHLSKTLDSKHLQDIAWNEFDYLRGKGKSTTSALLGISQIIAAKFYDEKENKSEPSFHSNPDEDAETVKSRMESILLNISKKFGLTSHEIQLEPLEIKEMVIRLQKFSISKSELTKDGLNTLYTLIINERELRELVTPLNLIKFCVGLAGVQKNHHVIDPACGLGGFLVEAKRYGASIFGADISQTVVDIAKINMYLIGENPLNVICQDSLRLIEKNSLDSQEISHEQYDLFITNPPFNYKILDERLNYYHLTKSSGGFSESLFLELGTKLVKNNGKIVIIVPDGFLFNSQNERMREFLLKNFKVAVISLPAKMFSVSAIRTSILVLTKTRPELNQPMFLARVLPIDVKKSPADSYREQFDEILLAYREYEQRNIIRPSENIILAKTPDSKRLDFDFYEKVDHEKFKHETRLLGEIAELQVGTKSEHLKEKTGEFEIFPVRGQNIKDFTVDSSLILPIKIDRELSYKYITEPYDILMTRTGNPGKVGIVDLENISLLVKDNLIRIRPNRNIVDPYYLFAFLSSTEGQDVLQRISIGSTIKAINLQNLSTLKIPIPPYDEQMKIANELKKLLELKNEIKSLMTETEKRKELVEERINNLFQRRKIQ; from the coding sequence ATGATAAAAGATAATTCAAACCCCGAAGAGGAATTCCTTGAGAGACTCGTAGATGAATATGGCTATTCAATAGAATCAATCCGCAAAAATGTCTCCCTGTCAAAAGGCCAAGCAAGGTACAAAGTCGATATGATTGTGTATCAGCAAGGAAAGCCATTCATAATAATCGAGATCAAATCCCCGCTCAAAGGAGCCACATGGGAGATGATGGAACAGTTAAGGCAGTACGTATCAGTTAGCGAGGCAAAATACGGGGTTATCAGTGATGGTATAAACCTTCTTTGTTATGTGTCACAAAAAACTCCCGCCGGCCTTACTTTGGAAAAAATACCAGACATTCCACAGGCTGATTTCATAGACAATAAACATCTTTCAAAAACACTTGATTCAAAACATCTTCAAGATATAGCCTGGAATGAGTTTGATTATCTTAGAGGAAAAGGGAAGTCGACAACTTCTGCATTACTTGGTATTTCTCAGATAATTGCTGCAAAATTTTATGATGAAAAAGAAAACAAATCCGAACCAAGTTTCCATTCAAATCCTGACGAGGATGCAGAAACTGTAAAATCAAGAATGGAATCAATTTTGTTAAACATTTCAAAAAAATTTGGCTTGACTTCTCATGAAATCCAATTAGAGCCACTTGAGATCAAGGAAATGGTAATACGATTACAGAAATTCTCCATTTCAAAATCAGAACTAACTAAAGATGGATTGAACACACTCTATACACTGATAATCAATGAACGGGAATTAAGGGAACTAGTAACACCGCTTAATTTGATTAAATTTTGCGTGGGATTGGCAGGTGTACAAAAAAATCATCATGTAATAGACCCTGCATGTGGCCTGGGTGGATTTTTGGTTGAAGCAAAACGATATGGCGCCAGTATATTTGGAGCTGATATATCTCAAACAGTAGTCGATATTGCAAAAATCAACATGTATCTCATAGGAGAGAATCCGCTCAACGTCATTTGCCAGGACAGTCTCAGATTAATTGAAAAGAATAGCCTTGATTCACAAGAAATATCTCACGAGCAGTATGATTTATTTATAACAAATCCACCATTTAATTATAAAATATTAGATGAACGTTTGAACTATTACCATTTAACGAAGTCATCTGGTGGTTTTTCGGAAAGCTTGTTCTTAGAATTGGGTACAAAACTTGTTAAAAATAATGGAAAAATAGTCATCATAGTTCCAGATGGATTTTTGTTTAATTCACAGAATGAAAGAATGAGAGAATTTTTATTGAAAAATTTCAAGGTTGCAGTAATAAGTTTACCAGCAAAAATGTTCTCTGTTTCAGCTATTCGAACTTCCATACTTGTCTTGACAAAGACTAGACCTGAACTAAATCAGCCAATGTTCCTGGCAAGAGTACTTCCAATAGATGTGAAAAAAAGCCCGGCAGACTCATACAGAGAACAATTTGATGAAATACTCTTAGCATACAGGGAATATGAACAACGCAACATCATCAGGCCTTCAGAAAACATCATCCTGGCAAAGACACCTGACAGTAAAAGACTGGATTTCGACTTTTATGAAAAAGTTGATCATGAAAAGTTCAAACATGAGACTAGGTTGCTAGGTGAAATAGCTGAATTACAAGTTGGTACAAAATCTGAACATTTGAAGGAAAAAACAGGAGAGTTTGAGATATTCCCTGTTAGGGGGCAAAACATAAAAGATTTCACTGTTGATTCGTCATTAATTTTACCAATCAAAATTGACCGTGAGTTAAGCTACAAGTACATTACTGAACCTTATGATATTTTGATGACAAGAACTGGAAATCCTGGAAAAGTTGGCATAGTAGACCTGGAAAACATTAGTTTACTTGTAAAAGACAATTTAATCAGAATAAGACCAAATAGAAATATCGTAGATCCGTACTATTTGTTTGCGTTTTTATCTTCTACAGAAGGACAGGACGTTTTACAGAGAATCTCTATCGGCAGCACAATTAAGGCAATTAATTTACAAAACTTGTCCACATTAAAGATTCCAATTCCACCTTATGATGAGCAAATGAAAATAGCTAACGAGTTGAAAAAATTACTTGAATTAAAAAATGAAATAAAATCACTAATGACTGAAACAGAGAAGAGGAAAGAACTGGTGGAAGAAAGAATCAACAATCTATTTCAAAGGAGGAAAATACAATGA
- a CDS encoding DUF5678 domain-containing protein, which translates to MTKYHQYLKLKATKASKNKKIIQAITASDKSQMAKNSTTYSSNLKWIINRRESLRQKYGNEYLAIYNNRVCIHQKDLSTLLKQINEKYDNAPVVVDYIGRKRLNLLL; encoded by the coding sequence ATGACGAAATATCATCAATATCTAAAATTGAAGGCCACGAAAGCATCTAAGAATAAAAAAATAATACAAGCAATAACCGCTAGTGATAAATCTCAAATGGCTAAGAATTCCACTACTTATAGTAGCAACTTGAAATGGATTATAAATCGCCGTGAATCATTAAGACAAAAATATGGAAATGAGTATCTAGCGATATATAATAATCGAGTATGCATCCACCAAAAAGATCTTTCCACATTATTGAAACAAATTAATGAAAAATACGATAATGCCCCAGTAGTCGTAGATTATATTGGAAGAAAGAGATTAAATCTTCTACTTTGA
- a CDS encoding ATP-dependent DNA helicase: protein MQVQLNTEQHEAVNHSGSPLLVAAGPGSGKTKVIVERIKHLVKNGLKPSEILCLTFSEKAAEEMKERLEKIIDVTDMQISTFHSFCNDVLADNVLDSGIGIGSGVINRSSLLVWALKHIDTFEFEHIELGNNAVNVIEAMVDGISTFKDELITPDELADYLDKKLNGKMKLVEDVLQIDYLQKLCDLHKLYVKHQEYLRRSRLIDFDDMVSLTIQLFHKKPNVLSKYQNQFQHVLVDEFQDNNFAQLELVKLLAPTGNITVVGDDDQSIYRFQGAYVANFEHFIKSYDNKVKIVILKQNYRSTKNIVKLASQLLSSVPNRQVKELFSENEDGEKVSVVRCGHDMAEVEYVVSKIRSILGTKISRRDGSQKPVSYRDFTILSRKRIDGRKFAQALNAYGIPATFVGEANIFNSSTGRDLLAYLDIANNPILAGLAINRVLKNSGISDTNIARINQEAKKRKNDSKTNSDYVFDVLTDLSIPEIDQLDELFDISKQLQELTSLQHQNTVSESVFKIMMKITDLYKSATQTDSLQDRKKQTILKELYHLSLEFESQNKNGTLGDFIDYLRLLGEFDVELEENVEIMDSVQVSTIHQSKGKEFPIVFIVDVAQGKLPLRYQAKKFYVPNDLAKGLQREDDEKALALQEERRLFYVAMTRAQNLLYVIFPTKYAQNVRTSKPSVFLEEIDFENNPLVDLVDFSGTTQETLLQEQNKIDIIRQDLQSKATKFVNQMQLESAIARILDLSKVDYFEKNGTLDGFSTEDLFHVESNKEVESLLYQEKIPLINKETLRLSASKFETYLKCPLQFKFAHVLEVPTPERTYFNLGTAVHAVAEHLTKLEKDGITPTEETAFEILESNWNSNAYLSTKKEEEDKEKARVMIRTYLKWIDSNPNTPIDVEKRFQIEIGGIKVNGYIDRIEKTPDGEYQVIDFKTGNVYETKNTIKEDPQMNVYALAVEQLYKKLPEKTSLFYLKEDKVLDNEIKTDNVDKVKSTLETVVKSILEEEFQAKPVKGACFTCSFKNICDYVENDN from the coding sequence ATGCAAGTCCAGCTAAACACTGAACAACATGAGGCGGTTAATCATTCAGGTAGTCCTCTTCTAGTTGCTGCAGGTCCTGGTAGTGGTAAAACCAAAGTAATTGTTGAGAGAATCAAGCATTTAGTTAAAAATGGCCTAAAACCATCCGAAATTCTCTGTCTCACATTTTCTGAAAAAGCGGCAGAAGAGATGAAAGAAAGATTAGAAAAAATCATTGATGTTACCGATATGCAAATTAGCACTTTTCATTCGTTTTGTAATGATGTTTTAGCAGACAATGTACTTGATTCAGGAATTGGAATAGGTTCCGGTGTAATTAACAGATCCAGTCTACTAGTATGGGCACTAAAACACATTGATACTTTTGAATTTGAACACATAGAATTAGGAAATAACGCGGTAAATGTAATTGAGGCAATGGTTGACGGCATTAGTACATTCAAAGATGAATTAATCACGCCAGATGAATTGGCAGATTATCTTGATAAAAAACTAAATGGAAAAATGAAACTAGTTGAAGATGTTTTACAGATAGATTATCTACAAAAGCTATGTGATCTACACAAATTATATGTAAAACATCAAGAATATCTTAGAAGATCAAGACTGATTGATTTTGATGACATGGTTTCACTTACCATACAACTATTTCACAAAAAACCAAATGTCTTATCAAAATATCAAAACCAATTCCAACATGTTCTAGTTGATGAATTTCAAGATAATAATTTTGCACAGCTGGAATTAGTAAAACTACTTGCACCTACTGGAAACATTACTGTAGTAGGAGATGACGACCAAAGCATATACAGATTCCAAGGAGCATATGTTGCAAACTTTGAACACTTTATCAAATCATATGATAATAAAGTAAAGATAGTAATTTTAAAACAAAATTATCGCAGTACAAAAAATATAGTAAAACTAGCTTCCCAGTTATTGTCTAGTGTACCAAACAGGCAGGTAAAGGAGTTATTTTCTGAAAACGAGGATGGTGAGAAGGTATCTGTTGTACGATGTGGTCATGACATGGCCGAGGTAGAATATGTTGTATCCAAAATACGCTCAATTTTAGGCACAAAAATCAGCAGACGAGATGGTTCCCAAAAGCCAGTCTCATATAGAGATTTTACCATATTATCCAGAAAACGTATAGATGGTAGAAAATTTGCCCAAGCACTAAATGCATATGGAATTCCTGCAACATTTGTAGGAGAGGCAAACATTTTCAATTCTTCAACTGGAAGGGATTTGCTAGCTTATTTGGATATTGCAAACAATCCTATACTTGCAGGTCTTGCAATAAATCGTGTTTTAAAAAATAGTGGAATATCTGATACCAATATAGCAAGAATAAACCAAGAGGCAAAGAAAAGAAAGAATGATTCCAAGACAAACTCTGACTATGTATTTGATGTTCTAACTGATTTATCCATTCCAGAAATTGATCAGCTTGATGAATTGTTTGACATTTCAAAACAATTACAAGAATTGACTAGTCTTCAGCATCAAAATACTGTAAGTGAATCTGTTTTTAAGATTATGATGAAGATTACCGATTTGTACAAGAGTGCAACGCAGACTGATTCATTACAAGATAGAAAGAAACAGACCATACTCAAAGAGCTATATCATTTATCATTAGAGTTTGAGTCACAAAACAAAAATGGAACACTTGGTGATTTTATCGATTATCTTAGATTACTAGGAGAATTCGATGTGGAGCTTGAAGAAAATGTAGAGATTATGGATTCTGTTCAAGTATCAACCATACATCAAAGCAAGGGAAAAGAATTTCCAATTGTGTTTATAGTTGATGTTGCACAGGGAAAGCTTCCTTTACGATACCAGGCAAAAAAATTCTATGTTCCAAATGATTTGGCAAAGGGATTACAAAGAGAAGATGATGAAAAAGCTTTGGCATTACAAGAAGAACGTAGGCTGTTTTATGTGGCAATGACAAGGGCTCAGAACTTATTATATGTGATATTTCCTACAAAATACGCACAAAATGTACGGACAAGCAAGCCTTCAGTATTTTTAGAAGAGATCGACTTTGAGAATAACCCTTTAGTGGATTTGGTTGATTTTTCAGGCACTACTCAAGAGACCTTACTACAAGAACAAAACAAGATAGATATTATTCGACAGGATTTGCAGTCAAAAGCTACTAAATTTGTAAACCAGATGCAACTAGAGAGTGCAATAGCTAGAATTTTAGATTTATCCAAGGTAGATTATTTTGAGAAAAACGGTACATTAGATGGATTTAGTACTGAAGATCTATTTCATGTAGAAAGTAACAAGGAAGTTGAATCTTTACTATACCAAGAAAAGATTCCATTGATAAACAAAGAAACATTGAGGCTTTCTGCTTCTAAATTTGAAACATATTTGAAATGTCCGTTACAGTTCAAGTTTGCACATGTATTAGAAGTGCCAACTCCTGAAAGAACCTACTTTAATTTGGGCACTGCGGTTCATGCTGTAGCAGAGCATCTCACAAAACTAGAAAAAGACGGAATAACACCAACTGAAGAAACAGCTTTTGAGATTTTAGAAAGTAATTGGAACTCTAATGCATACCTTTCTACAAAAAAAGAAGAGGAAGATAAAGAAAAAGCTAGAGTAATGATTAGAACTTATCTCAAATGGATTGATTCCAATCCAAACACACCAATTGATGTTGAGAAAAGATTCCAAATTGAGATTGGCGGAATCAAAGTTAATGGGTATATTGACAGAATAGAAAAGACTCCAGATGGAGAGTATCAAGTAATTGATTTTAAGACAGGAAATGTGTACGAAACTAAAAATACAATAAAAGAAGATCCTCAGATGAATGTCTATGCTTTGGCAGTTGAGCAATTGTACAAGAAACTTCCTGAAAAGACTTCATTGTTTTACCTAAAGGAAGACAAGGTTTTGGATAACGAGATTAAAACAGACAATGTAGACAAGGTGAAAAGCACACTTGAAACCGTGGTAAAATCAATCCTTGAGGAAGAATTTCAGGCAAAACCTGTAAAGGGAGCTTGTTTTACCTGCAGTTTTAAAAATATCTGTGATTATGTTGAAAATGACAATTAG
- a CDS encoding class I SAM-dependent DNA methyltransferase produces MVEKKKSKKEEKVKTLEESLWETAEQLRGTVEVSQYKYIALGLMFLKFISDRFEERRKEIEQSAKSDKQREMSIEDKDEYTQKNIPFLEKGTRWSDLMKEATQKNLGLKIDQMLRKIEQVNPILSGVSPQVFSDSKIANENLTALVNEFSKIGFGTKEAIDVDTFGRAYEFFIKKFAMSEGRRGGQFYTPRPVVKLLVEILEPYKGIVFDPTCGSGGMFVQSHKFLAAHHGKKDDLSIYGQEVIDGIWRICKMNLILRGIDTTNIYLGDSLKNNKFPHDKKANFILANPPFNVKEWGYNQLSADKRWVYGTPSKTNANYAFMQHMLYNLDEKNGRMGLVLANGSMSVSGTEGEIRKNIVEADLIDCMIALPTNLFFTTTIPACLWFFTKNKTNGRYGNRKGKTLFIDARKIFTPIDRAQNEFSDEQIEKIAGTYRSYVGEEGYPKYKDIPGYCKVATKEEIAKYNYVLTPGRYVGAEDIEEDDEPFEDKMRRLVKEYSELSGKSIELEKEIRKNLKELGFEI; encoded by the coding sequence ATGGTAGAAAAGAAAAAATCAAAAAAAGAAGAGAAAGTAAAAACTTTAGAAGAATCCCTTTGGGAAACGGCTGAGCAACTAAGAGGAACTGTAGAAGTCTCCCAGTACAAGTATATTGCATTAGGTTTAATGTTTTTAAAATTCATCTCAGACAGATTTGAAGAAAGAAGAAAAGAGATTGAACAATCTGCAAAATCAGATAAACAAAGAGAAATGTCAATTGAGGATAAAGATGAATACACACAAAAAAACATTCCATTTTTAGAAAAAGGTACTCGTTGGTCTGACTTAATGAAAGAAGCTACTCAAAAAAATCTAGGATTAAAAATTGATCAAATGTTACGAAAAATTGAACAGGTAAATCCCATTTTGTCAGGTGTTTCACCTCAAGTCTTTTCTGATTCAAAGATCGCAAATGAAAATCTTACCGCACTAGTTAACGAATTCTCAAAGATTGGCTTTGGAACAAAAGAAGCAATTGATGTTGATACTTTTGGTAGAGCATACGAGTTCTTCATAAAGAAATTTGCAATGAGTGAGGGAAGACGTGGTGGTCAATTTTACACACCACGTCCTGTTGTAAAATTACTAGTTGAAATTTTAGAACCATACAAAGGAATTGTCTTTGATCCTACCTGTGGCTCAGGAGGCATGTTTGTTCAGAGTCACAAATTCTTGGCAGCACACCATGGAAAAAAAGATGATCTTTCAATATATGGTCAAGAGGTAATTGATGGAATTTGGAGGATTTGTAAAATGAATCTCATTTTACGTGGAATTGACACTACAAACATTTACCTTGGAGATTCACTCAAAAATAATAAATTTCCTCACGATAAAAAAGCTAATTTCATTTTGGCAAATCCCCCATTTAATGTTAAAGAGTGGGGATACAACCAATTATCTGCTGATAAAAGATGGGTGTATGGCACTCCAAGTAAAACAAATGCAAACTATGCTTTCATGCAACATATGCTGTATAATTTAGATGAAAAAAATGGTCGAATGGGATTGGTTTTAGCAAATGGCTCTATGAGTGTTTCAGGAACAGAAGGTGAAATTAGAAAAAACATTGTGGAGGCTGATCTAATTGATTGCATGATAGCGTTACCAACCAATTTGTTTTTTACAACAACAATTCCTGCATGTTTATGGTTTTTTACAAAAAACAAAACAAATGGAAGATATGGGAACAGAAAAGGCAAGACGTTATTTATTGATGCAAGAAAAATATTTACACCTATTGACAGAGCTCAAAATGAGTTTTCGGATGAACAAATTGAGAAAATTGCTGGAACTTATCGTTCCTATGTTGGAGAAGAAGGCTATCCAAAATACAAAGATATTCCTGGATATTGTAAAGTAGCTACAAAAGAAGAGATTGCTAAATACAATTATGTTTTAACTCCCGGAAGATATGTCGGTGCAGAAGATATTGAAGAAGATGATGAGCCATTTGAAGATAAAATGAGGAGATTAGTAAAAGAATATTCTGAACTTTCAGGAAAATCTATAGAACTAGAGAAAGAAATTCGTAAAAACCTAAAAGAGTTGGGATTTGAAATCTGA
- a CDS encoding aspartyl protease family protein: protein MRINALIDRHGQIRVPTTLYGSELGKHKYQMTFLVDTGANVTTILPVDAMRLGINFSKLKKSPNGVIGISGNQQVYVLRDVVLAFKKGNSNNFVYSLLDQVHVIKPNKKSIPFPFSIMGIDLLKKLCLKYCDSNISMTCKIEKIDGYEFIP from the coding sequence TTGAGAATAAATGCACTCATAGATAGACATGGGCAGATAAGAGTTCCAACAACACTGTATGGTTCTGAACTTGGTAAGCACAAATACCAGATGACTTTTTTGGTTGATACTGGTGCAAACGTCACTACAATTTTACCAGTAGATGCTATGAGATTGGGTATTAATTTTTCCAAATTAAAAAAATCTCCTAATGGAGTAATTGGTATAAGTGGTAACCAGCAAGTATATGTTCTTAGGGATGTAGTACTGGCTTTCAAAAAAGGAAATTCAAATAATTTTGTTTATTCATTGTTAGACCAGGTTCATGTAATAAAACCCAACAAAAAAAGTATTCCGTTCCCGTTCAGCATAATGGGAATTGATCTTTTAAAAAAGTTATGTTTGAAGTACTGCGATTCAAACATCTCAATGACTTGTAAGATAGAAAAAATAGATGGGTATGAGTTTATTCCATAA
- a CDS encoding DUF5655 domain-containing protein, whose protein sequence is MELFKPDKNGMKRVSIEQFELEKHLENLINENLEDIFNIKFFASQYSLNGKIVDAIGYDEINERFVIIEYKKVKNPTVIEQTVAYLQRLLDNQAKIVLDYNEKFPKNKLKLEDVRWKNSKLIIISPEFTDFQLDYHRQMQQNIEFELFKVTRFENGYLLLEPVESTSSHNIVLEKLHKSKSITTKNQDILSHLETFSEDNNLKLAEPIIKELYKKLKGRILEIGGNIKVVPLAKYVAFKHNTNFVDVTVQKNALKLLVNLANGKLDDPKKLARVMRQENNKKIGHYGNGDYQIIIKDDKEFEYILGLIQQSFDKN, encoded by the coding sequence GTGGAACTTTTTAAACCTGACAAAAATGGAATGAAAAGAGTTTCTATCGAACAATTTGAATTAGAAAAACATCTTGAAAACCTAATTAATGAAAACTTGGAGGATATTTTTAACATAAAGTTTTTCGCAAGTCAATATTCTCTAAATGGAAAAATTGTTGATGCTATTGGGTATGATGAAATTAACGAAAGATTTGTAATAATAGAATACAAGAAAGTAAAAAATCCTACCGTAATAGAACAAACTGTGGCATATCTCCAACGTCTTTTAGACAATCAAGCAAAAATTGTATTAGATTATAATGAAAAATTTCCCAAAAATAAATTAAAATTAGAAGATGTCAGATGGAAAAACTCAAAACTCATTATCATATCTCCCGAGTTCACAGATTTTCAATTAGATTACCATAGACAAATGCAGCAAAATATAGAATTTGAACTATTCAAGGTTACAAGATTTGAAAACGGTTATCTACTATTAGAACCGGTTGAATCAACAAGTAGTCATAACATAGTTCTTGAAAAATTGCACAAAAGCAAAAGTATTACAACTAAAAATCAAGATATTTTATCACATCTTGAAACTTTTAGTGAAGATAATAATCTTAAACTCGCTGAACCTATAATCAAAGAACTTTATAAAAAACTCAAAGGGAGAATACTTGAAATTGGTGGTAATATCAAAGTCGTGCCACTTGCAAAATATGTTGCCTTCAAACATAATACTAATTTTGTTGATGTGACAGTTCAAAAAAATGCTTTGAAATTATTAGTGAATTTAGCCAATGGAAAACTTGATGACCCAAAAAAATTAGCTAGAGTTATGAGACAGGAAAATAATAAAAAAATAGGTCATTATGGAAATGGCGACTATCAAATTATAATAAAAGATGATAAAGAATTTGAATACATACTAGGTTTAATCCAACAATCTTTTGATAAAAATTAG